From one Macellibacteroides fermentans genomic stretch:
- a CDS encoding PEP/pyruvate-binding domain-containing protein, with product MSGIPDFKNLVFKDTSFANLMNKRIYNILLIATKYDAFMLEDDGRVDEQIFNEYTSLSLRYPPRFTQVTNEEEALTELKKKNYELIICMPNMDSRDIFAAAKEIKIHYPEIPIVVLTPFSKEVSKRVEGEDLSAIDYVFSWLGNSELLLAIIKLIEDKMNARDDVDSVGVQIILLVEDSVRFYSSALPHLYKFVLEQSQEFSKEALNEHQRTLRMRGRPKIKLARNYEEAVRIFDQYRDNILGIISDMSFMHEGVKDPYAGYKFGQYVRKTGLIIPFVLESSESSNKVYAEELNASFIDKNSKSYPQDLRKKIMQRFGFGDFLIINPETRKEIMRIKDLKDLQRKIFEIPDNSLVYHLSRNHFSRFFFSRAMFPPAVILKDVDVSDYKDMDEARQLIFDLIVQYRRMKNSGIVAVFQKDRFDEYSNFARIGEGSLGGKGRGLAFIGTMVKRYPNWSKDNFEINIPRTVVICTDIFDEFMETNELYPLALSDADDDTILKYFLRASLPARLIEDLMAFFEVIKSPIAIRSSSLLEDSHYQPFAGIYATYMVPKLEDKYEMLRTLSDAIKAVYASVFYKDSKAYMTATSNLIDQEKMAVVLQEVVGTKYNNRFYPTFSGVARSLNFYPIGNEKAEDGIANIALGLGKYIVDGGLTLRFSPRHPHNILQMSSMDYALRETQTRFYALDLENLADQFSIDDAFNLLKLSLKEADQDGSLKFITSTYDPYDQIIRDGYYPGGRKIISFVNILQHDVFPLAETLSAVLQTGQEEMGRPIEIEFAVNLDPSDPRKAIFYLLQVRPIVDNKEVINEDLRNVPNESTILSSTSVLGHGIDKEVHDIIYVKSGSFNSSNNQLIAYEIEKMNRKFTDEKKNYVLVGPGRWGSSDTWLGIPVKWPHISNARVIVESGLENYRIDPSQGTHFFQNLTSFGVGYFTVNPFKQDGWFDEDFLNKQPAVEETQYLRHVRFDSPIVVKMDGKNSLGVVMKPAETV from the coding sequence AAAGAACTATGAGCTGATTATCTGTATGCCAAACATGGATAGCAGAGATATTTTCGCAGCAGCTAAGGAAATAAAAATACACTATCCCGAGATCCCGATTGTTGTACTCACCCCTTTTTCAAAAGAGGTTTCGAAAAGAGTAGAAGGTGAAGATTTATCGGCGATTGACTATGTGTTCAGTTGGCTGGGTAATTCTGAATTATTGCTTGCCATCATTAAATTGATTGAAGACAAGATGAATGCCAGAGATGATGTGGATTCGGTTGGCGTACAAATAATTCTATTGGTTGAAGATTCCGTAAGATTCTACTCATCGGCACTCCCCCACTTATATAAATTTGTATTGGAGCAAAGTCAGGAGTTTTCTAAGGAAGCACTCAATGAACATCAAAGAACATTGAGAATGCGAGGACGTCCAAAAATCAAACTGGCACGGAATTATGAAGAGGCTGTCCGGATATTTGATCAGTATCGGGATAACATTCTTGGGATAATATCAGATATGAGTTTCATGCATGAAGGAGTAAAAGATCCTTATGCCGGATATAAATTTGGTCAATATGTACGAAAAACCGGATTAATCATCCCATTTGTATTAGAATCATCTGAGTCGTCCAACAAAGTGTATGCAGAAGAACTTAATGCCTCCTTTATTGATAAAAATTCAAAAAGCTATCCACAGGATCTAAGAAAAAAAATCATGCAAAGATTTGGGTTCGGCGATTTTCTTATTATCAATCCCGAAACGCGCAAGGAAATCATGCGTATCAAGGACTTAAAAGACCTACAGAGAAAGATTTTTGAAATCCCCGATAATTCATTGGTTTACCACTTATCCAGAAACCATTTCTCACGCTTCTTTTTCTCGCGTGCCATGTTTCCCCCGGCAGTTATTCTAAAAGATGTGGATGTGAGTGATTACAAAGACATGGATGAGGCGCGACAACTAATATTTGATCTGATTGTTCAATACCGACGCATGAAGAATTCGGGAATTGTTGCGGTATTCCAAAAAGATCGATTCGACGAATATTCAAACTTTGCCCGTATAGGTGAAGGATCGCTTGGAGGAAAAGGACGTGGTCTGGCGTTTATAGGGACCATGGTTAAGCGTTATCCCAATTGGAGTAAGGATAATTTTGAAATCAATATTCCGCGGACTGTCGTAATCTGTACGGATATTTTTGATGAGTTTATGGAGACGAACGAACTCTATCCGTTGGCGTTAAGTGATGCCGATGACGACACCATACTAAAGTATTTTTTACGCGCCAGTCTGCCTGCACGACTGATTGAAGACCTGATGGCTTTTTTTGAAGTTATAAAAAGTCCGATTGCCATCCGGTCGTCGAGTCTACTTGAAGATTCACATTATCAACCATTTGCTGGTATTTACGCCACATATATGGTGCCCAAGCTTGAAGATAAATATGAAATGCTTCGCACGTTGAGTGATGCGATCAAAGCCGTATATGCATCTGTATTTTACAAAGACAGCAAAGCCTATATGACAGCAACATCCAATCTTATTGATCAGGAAAAGATGGCTGTGGTTTTGCAGGAGGTAGTTGGCACCAAATATAACAATCGCTTCTATCCGACTTTCTCTGGTGTAGCACGTTCGCTTAATTTCTATCCGATTGGAAATGAAAAGGCAGAAGACGGGATAGCCAACATTGCTCTTGGATTAGGTAAATACATCGTCGACGGGGGGCTTACCTTACGTTTCTCTCCTCGTCATCCGCACAATATCTTACAGATGAGTTCGATGGATTACGCTTTGCGCGAGACTCAGACACGTTTCTACGCCCTTGATCTGGAAAATCTGGCCGACCAGTTTTCAATTGATGATGCATTCAACCTGCTTAAGTTAAGTCTGAAAGAGGCCGACCAGGATGGATCTCTAAAATTTATAACGTCTACTTACGATCCATATGATCAGATAATAAGAGATGGATATTATCCCGGTGGCAGAAAAATTATTTCTTTTGTAAATATACTGCAGCATGATGTATTCCCATTGGCCGAAACACTTAGTGCTGTACTACAAACCGGTCAGGAAGAAATGGGAAGACCCATAGAAATAGAGTTTGCCGTAAATCTTGATCCTTCCGATCCACGTAAAGCAATATTTTATTTATTACAGGTTCGCCCCATTGTTGATAATAAAGAGGTGATAAACGAAGATTTACGCAATGTTCCTAATGAAAGCACCATCCTTTCTTCAACCAGCGTTTTAGGGCATGGAATAGACAAGGAAGTACACGATATCATTTATGTAAAATCAGGATCTTTCAATTCCAGCAACAATCAGCTTATAGCGTATGAAATAGAGAAAATGAACCGAAAGTTCACTGATGAAAAGAAAAACTACGTTTTGGTTGGTCCTGGAAGATGGGGAAGTAGTGATACGTGGCTTGGTATTCCGGTAAAATGGCCTCACATATCCAATGCACGTGTGATCGTGGAATCAGGACTCGAGAATTACCGTATAGACCCAAGTCAGGGAACTCATTTCTTCCAAAATCTCACGTCATTCGGCGTTGGTTATTTCACTGTTAACCCGTTTAAACAAGATGGTTGGTTTGACGAAGATTTTCTGAATAAACAACCAGCGGTGGAAGAGACACAGTATTTACGTCATGTTCGTTTTGACAGTCCTATTGTTGTGAAGATGGATGGGAAAAATAGTCTGGGCGTGGTTATGAAACCAGCCGAGACTGTATAG
- the sfsA gene encoding DNA/RNA nuclease SfsA, which yields MHFTQELTQGTLLKRYKRFLADITLTNGELVTAHCPNSGSMKTCLENDAPVLLSHSSNPSRKNAFTWELIYLDGGWVCINTQHANTVAFEAVQAGVIPSLSGFNLVKREVTFGDSRFDLYAERGDEKWFIEVKSVTLKLNGEASFPDSVTTRGQKHLLTLAEAKSQGYHTAMLYVLMRSDVQFFRPAKEIDPVYASTLKEVAKKGVEVIVAGTTITPRGIIIDREIPFEI from the coding sequence ATGCATTTTACACAAGAATTAACTCAGGGGACATTGCTGAAAAGGTACAAAAGATTTTTGGCAGATATAACGCTAACCAACGGAGAGCTTGTTACAGCTCATTGTCCCAATTCCGGCTCCATGAAAACGTGTCTTGAAAATGATGCACCTGTTCTTTTGTCACATTCATCAAATCCATCCCGAAAGAATGCCTTTACATGGGAGTTGATTTATTTGGATGGTGGATGGGTATGTATCAATACGCAACATGCTAATACCGTGGCTTTTGAAGCTGTACAAGCAGGAGTAATTCCTTCCTTGTCGGGCTTTAACTTAGTAAAACGAGAAGTAACCTTTGGAGACAGTCGTTTTGATCTTTACGCAGAGAGAGGAGATGAGAAATGGTTTATTGAAGTAAAAAGCGTTACTCTTAAGTTAAATGGAGAAGCCTCATTTCCTGATTCGGTCACTACACGCGGACAAAAGCATCTACTCACCCTGGCAGAGGCGAAGAGTCAGGGATACCACACAGCTATGTTGTATGTGCTGATGCGTTCGGATGTGCAATTTTTCCGACCGGCAAAAGAAATTGATCCCGTCTATGCTTCCACACTGAAAGAGGTGGCAAAAAAGGGTGTTGAGGTGATTGTTGCAGGCACTACTATCACTCCCCGGGGAATAATCATAGACAGGGAGATACCATTTGAAATTTAA
- a CDS encoding SUMF1/EgtB/PvdO family nonheme iron enzyme has product MTHRNSNRYNPKERFYRKKSFFLLAGFLLGAGLIVATYQTSVYFSTDESCMMCHVHPHAEDSWKMSKHVNNGSGVKTHCVDCHLPPKHDTWAHYTAKAKLGIRDVWGYLTKDSADFDWEAKSQLEYAVTFIPNESCKECHQNLFPEGVTDKGITAHLYYEENEKKLNLQCISCHLDAGHYNPNYAHSQMTGIPGLAGASADSSTFFKEPALVTEFKDYIETIPGTPVTLSMKAIPGGSFKMGSPEKEPLRGEDESPVRNVTVSPFFMAEVEVTWDQYWAFYGNTMSEGRTPPETVYANNSNPDVDAISGPTPPFGFPDQGWGSGNRPAITMTHYAAETFCQWLSKKTGKKYRLPTEAEWEYAARGGTSTPYFFEGDPKDYSDIGFWRKFFDADTDIISEYVIYNKNSKNKTQEPSAVKANPFGLKNMLGNVMEYCADKYSPDAYKKGGASVKDPIVKEGTEWVVRGGNYTSDASKLRSASRDYTKHDAWLKTDPQQPKSIWWYSDIRGIGFRVVCEPDSSLKAK; this is encoded by the coding sequence ATGACACACAGAAATTCAAACCGCTATAATCCTAAGGAAAGGTTTTATAGAAAGAAGTCATTTTTTCTTCTCGCCGGATTTCTCCTGGGAGCAGGATTAATCGTGGCCACCTATCAGACATCCGTCTATTTTTCAACAGATGAATCATGTATGATGTGCCACGTACATCCTCATGCAGAAGATAGCTGGAAAATGTCTAAACATGTCAATAACGGCAGTGGTGTTAAGACACACTGCGTAGACTGTCATTTACCGCCTAAGCATGATACTTGGGCCCATTATACCGCCAAAGCCAAACTTGGCATACGCGACGTATGGGGGTATTTAACAAAAGACAGTGCCGATTTTGATTGGGAAGCCAAATCACAGCTAGAATACGCAGTTACATTCATTCCGAACGAATCATGTAAAGAGTGCCATCAGAACCTCTTTCCTGAAGGAGTAACCGACAAGGGAATCACCGCCCATCTTTATTATGAAGAAAATGAGAAAAAACTGAATCTGCAATGTATAAGTTGTCACCTTGATGCAGGTCACTATAATCCCAATTATGCTCATTCGCAGATGACCGGTATTCCGGGACTAGCTGGGGCATCTGCAGATTCAAGCACATTTTTCAAAGAACCTGCACTTGTTACTGAGTTTAAGGATTACATAGAAACAATTCCGGGAACACCCGTTACCTTATCTATGAAGGCAATCCCGGGTGGCAGTTTCAAAATGGGTAGTCCTGAAAAAGAGCCGTTACGGGGTGAGGATGAAAGTCCTGTTCGCAACGTAACAGTAAGTCCGTTCTTTATGGCAGAAGTTGAGGTTACCTGGGATCAATACTGGGCATTCTACGGCAATACGATGAGTGAGGGAAGAACTCCTCCCGAAACCGTATATGCCAACAACAGTAATCCCGATGTAGATGCTATATCCGGTCCGACTCCTCCTTTTGGCTTTCCGGATCAGGGATGGGGTAGTGGCAACCGACCGGCTATAACCATGACACACTATGCCGCAGAAACTTTCTGCCAGTGGCTGTCAAAGAAAACAGGTAAAAAATACAGACTTCCAACTGAAGCAGAATGGGAATATGCTGCACGTGGTGGAACAAGCACTCCTTACTTCTTTGAAGGAGATCCCAAAGACTATTCCGATATTGGTTTCTGGAGAAAATTCTTTGATGCTGATACAGATATCATAAGTGAATATGTTATTTACAATAAAAACAGTAAAAACAAAACTCAGGAACCTTCTGCAGTTAAAGCCAATCCATTTGGATTAAAGAACATGTTGGGTAACGTAATGGAATACTGTGCAGACAAATATTCGCCCGACGCCTACAAAAAAGGGGGAGCCAGCGTTAAAGATCCAATTGTAAAAGAGGGTACCGAGTGGGTGGTTCGCGGAGGAAATTATACTTCCGATGCTTCCAAACTCCGTTCTGCATCACGCGACTATACTAAACACGATGCATGGTTGAAAACTGATCCACAGCAACCAAAAAGCATCTGGTGGTATTCTGATATACGAGGCATTGGCTTCCGTGTTGTCTGCGAACCCGATTCTTCTCTTAAAGCTAAATAA
- a CDS encoding Gfo/Idh/MocA family protein: MKKENNLSRRDFLKNSALMGAVGTLGAGAAATAALTSCGGGKTESNVLKPLKEAGTYYIPELTDMAIDGQELKAGVIGCGGRGSGAAMNFLNAANGVTVVALGDVFQDRVEGLAKKLKDEKNIEIAADKCFVGLDAYKQVIDSGVDVVIIATPPLFRPEHFKYATEKGKHSFLEKPICVDPTGYRTIVATSKQATAKGLCVVTGTQRHHQRSYVESYKKIMEGTIGEITGGTVYWNQGMLWYKERQTGWSDCEWMIKDWVNWKWLSGDHIVEQHVHNIDVFTWFSGLKPVKAVAFGSRQRRLTGDQYDNFSVDFTMENGIHLHSMCRQIDGCATNVSEFIQGTKGSWDSSTMEIKDLAGNVVWKYDGEAEKANFKQTDPYTLEHANWITHIRSKKPIAQAEETAVSNMAAIMGRESAYTGAETTWDAMTASTIDYTPKDLNLGKMDMSTFVVQVPGKPVEKK; encoded by the coding sequence ATGAAAAAAGAAAACAATCTCAGCAGAAGAGATTTCCTTAAAAATTCTGCCTTGATGGGAGCCGTTGGCACCTTGGGAGCTGGAGCAGCAGCTACAGCAGCTTTAACCTCTTGCGGCGGAGGCAAAACAGAAAGTAACGTTCTTAAGCCATTAAAGGAAGCCGGGACCTATTACATTCCGGAACTAACCGACATGGCCATAGACGGACAAGAGCTTAAAGCGGGTGTGATTGGTTGCGGCGGTCGCGGATCCGGAGCAGCCATGAATTTCCTGAATGCGGCTAACGGTGTAACTGTTGTTGCCCTTGGTGATGTTTTTCAGGATAGAGTTGAAGGCCTTGCAAAAAAGCTGAAAGACGAAAAAAACATTGAAATTGCAGCAGATAAATGCTTTGTAGGTTTAGATGCTTACAAACAGGTAATAGATAGTGGAGTGGACGTAGTAATTATCGCGACTCCTCCCTTGTTCCGTCCGGAACACTTTAAATATGCTACAGAAAAAGGCAAACACTCATTCCTTGAAAAACCAATCTGTGTTGATCCTACCGGATATCGTACGATTGTTGCTACATCCAAACAGGCCACAGCCAAAGGTCTATGTGTTGTAACAGGAACACAGCGTCATCACCAACGCAGTTATGTAGAATCCTATAAAAAGATTATGGAAGGTACCATTGGCGAAATTACGGGAGGTACAGTATATTGGAATCAGGGGATGCTTTGGTACAAAGAACGTCAGACCGGATGGAGTGATTGCGAATGGATGATCAAAGATTGGGTTAACTGGAAATGGTTGTCTGGAGATCATATTGTAGAACAACATGTACATAATATTGACGTGTTTACATGGTTCAGCGGACTTAAACCGGTTAAAGCAGTGGCATTCGGTTCTCGTCAACGTAGACTTACCGGCGATCAATACGACAATTTCAGTGTAGATTTTACCATGGAAAATGGTATACATTTGCACAGTATGTGTCGCCAGATAGACGGTTGTGCAACCAACGTAAGTGAATTTATACAGGGAACTAAAGGCTCTTGGGATAGTTCTACAATGGAAATTAAGGATCTTGCCGGAAATGTGGTTTGGAAGTATGACGGTGAAGCTGAAAAAGCCAATTTCAAACAAACAGATCCATATACATTGGAACATGCCAATTGGATTACCCACATTCGTTCTAAAAAACCAATTGCTCAGGCTGAAGAAACTGCCGTTTCCAATATGGCTGCAATCATGGGACGCGAATCAGCCTATACAGGAGCAGAAACTACCTGGGATGCGATGACCGCCTCAACAATTGATTACACACCCAAGGATCTCAATCTGGGCAAGATGGACATGAGCACTTTCGTTGTTCAGGTTCCGGGCAAACCAGTAGAAAAAAAATAA
- a CDS encoding sugar phosphate isomerase/epimerase family protein, translating to MVFASSCSQAQPVSSGNVTLNLSLQEGLTPGDNLQQKLDFMEANGVVGIELGGGNLSGRVGEIKQALKGRNIKVSAICAGFKGFILSENPEIRKQCMDTMKENIAAAGEVGSTGVIIVPAFNNQVPVLPHTMETRNFLCEQFTEMGNYAAEHGTTVIFEPLNRRECFYLRQVADAASICRDINNKGVRCMGDFWHMTWEETSDMGAFISAGEYLQHVHVASRKRRIMPGEDGEADNYIDGFKGLKMIGYNKYVSFECGCEGDRKVVLPAALKLLREQWEKA from the coding sequence ATGGTATTTGCCTCCTCTTGTTCGCAAGCTCAGCCGGTATCATCTGGAAATGTTACACTCAATCTTTCACTCCAGGAGGGATTGACTCCCGGAGACAACCTACAACAGAAGCTCGATTTTATGGAAGCAAATGGAGTTGTAGGCATCGAACTAGGTGGAGGTAACCTGTCCGGACGTGTAGGCGAAATCAAACAAGCCTTAAAAGGACGTAATATAAAAGTAAGTGCCATCTGTGCTGGTTTTAAAGGATTCATCCTATCAGAAAATCCCGAAATCAGAAAACAGTGCATGGATACCATGAAGGAAAATATAGCTGCTGCAGGTGAAGTAGGTTCAACAGGAGTTATCATTGTACCAGCATTCAACAATCAGGTACCTGTGCTTCCACATACAATGGAAACAAGAAACTTTCTCTGTGAACAATTTACTGAAATGGGAAACTACGCTGCAGAACATGGTACTACCGTTATTTTTGAACCTTTAAACAGGCGGGAGTGTTTTTATCTACGTCAGGTTGCTGATGCCGCCTCTATCTGCAGGGATATAAATAACAAGGGAGTGCGTTGTATGGGTGATTTCTGGCATATGACCTGGGAAGAAACATCGGATATGGGAGCCTTTATCTCGGCTGGAGAATATTTACAACACGTACATGTTGCCAGTAGAAAAAGACGCATCATGCCGGGCGAAGATGGAGAAGCTGATAACTATATTGATGGATTCAAAGGGTTAAAAATGATTGGTTATAACAAATACGTCAGTTTTGAATGTGGTTGCGAAGGCGACCGAAAGGTTGTTTTACCTGCCGCCCTCAAACTTCTGCGTGAACAATGGGAGAAAGCATAA
- a CDS encoding helix-turn-helix transcriptional regulator, whose protein sequence is MKLSEVVEEHTSLIPVITRFGIRLGLGDKSVIQICDEYGIDTDFFLIMVNTFLNEEYFPEKKLQMFHTSQIIDYLTKTNIYYSRYQLPNIERHLSSFISMSDRGNASLTLIGKFFSTFKDELISRIEKDEKEWFPYCLALSNKLNIQQTSEGIKELQLCTIQRNEDRIEALLYDLKSILVKHISGDYNENLCYAVIFSIQSLEKDIKQHNRIRYRILAPMALAMEQLCK, encoded by the coding sequence ATGAAATTAAGTGAGGTGGTTGAAGAACACACCTCACTTATTCCAGTTATCACCCGGTTTGGGATTCGCCTTGGTTTAGGCGACAAATCAGTAATACAAATTTGCGATGAATATGGGATAGATACAGATTTCTTTCTCATAATGGTTAATACATTTCTAAATGAAGAGTATTTTCCGGAAAAGAAACTACAAATGTTTCATACCTCGCAAATCATAGATTATCTTACCAAGACCAATATCTATTACAGCCGTTACCAACTACCAAATATAGAGAGACATCTATCATCCTTTATCTCTATGAGTGATAGAGGAAATGCATCACTGACTCTGATTGGTAAATTTTTCTCTACATTTAAAGATGAACTCATTTCGCGTATAGAGAAAGATGAGAAAGAATGGTTTCCTTATTGCCTGGCTCTTAGCAATAAATTGAATATTCAGCAAACATCTGAAGGGATTAAAGAATTGCAACTCTGCACTATTCAACGAAATGAGGATCGTATTGAAGCTTTACTCTATGATTTAAAGAGCATTCTTGTGAAGCACATATCAGGCGATTACAACGAAAATCTTTGCTATGCCGTAATATTCTCCATTCAAAGTCTGGAGAAAGACATCAAGCAACACAATCGCATCCGCTACCGTATTCTTGCTCCTATGGCGCTTGCGATGGAACAATTATGTAAATAA
- a CDS encoding response regulator transcription factor — protein MYHTKRIAIILPDTLQSSGLQSILTEYFAPVETNCFSTYESFMATGGDIFDYYFTLSETFVLNVDFFLPRKSKTVILSDCPLCGASQSAYTNLLTVRAPLETLIEQIQQLFENDVTNLGTSEGNKELSAREMEVLQLVVKGTINKEIADKLNISLNTVLSHRKNITAKLGIKTVSGLIFYAIMHGIISAEDIDL, from the coding sequence ATGTATCACACTAAGCGTATAGCCATCATTCTGCCCGACACTTTACAGTCATCGGGTCTACAAAGCATTCTGACAGAGTATTTTGCTCCGGTTGAAACGAATTGCTTCTCAACCTACGAATCCTTTATGGCTACGGGAGGAGATATTTTCGACTACTACTTTACACTTTCAGAGACATTTGTACTCAATGTGGACTTTTTTTTGCCACGAAAAAGCAAAACTGTTATTTTAAGCGATTGTCCACTTTGTGGTGCAAGTCAGTCGGCCTACACCAATCTGCTCACTGTAAGGGCTCCCTTGGAAACTCTTATCGAACAAATACAACAACTATTTGAAAACGATGTTACTAATTTGGGAACCAGCGAAGGCAACAAAGAACTTAGTGCAAGAGAGATGGAAGTTCTTCAACTCGTTGTAAAGGGAACTATTAACAAAGAAATAGCCGACAAACTAAATATTAGTCTGAACACAGTCCTCTCACACCGGAAAAATATTACTGCAAAACTTGGAATAAAGACAGTGAGCGGACTTATATTTTATGCCATTATGCATGGAATAATTTCAGCAGAAGATATCGATTTATAA
- a CDS encoding ABC transporter ATP-binding protein: protein MIQFIGTTIRYEKEQPVREFNLEVSKGEKAVFTGPSGSGKSSLLNALMGFVPLACGEIRINNQLLSPATINKIRQEISYLPQELSLDLDTVGDLIYYPFEFKNNRHLKPDNHKINEVLKLLLLDESILSKKLSEVSGGQKQRLGLASVVLLNKPIIILDEPTSALDDDSAVAVAKLIGSFKKTTVISASHDLRWIELMDTQIKL from the coding sequence ATGATTCAATTTATTGGGACAACTATTCGCTACGAAAAAGAGCAACCTGTTCGGGAGTTTAATCTTGAAGTATCAAAAGGCGAAAAGGCAGTCTTCACAGGTCCATCCGGATCTGGTAAAAGTTCTTTACTAAACGCTCTTATGGGATTTGTTCCTCTTGCCTGTGGAGAAATAAGGATCAATAATCAGCTATTATCACCGGCAACAATAAACAAAATCCGTCAGGAAATTTCGTACCTGCCTCAGGAATTATCGCTCGATCTAGACACAGTGGGGGATTTGATTTACTATCCTTTCGAGTTTAAAAATAACCGGCACCTGAAACCTGATAATCACAAAATTAATGAAGTGCTAAAGTTGTTGCTTTTAGACGAATCAATTCTTTCAAAAAAATTATCAGAAGTTTCGGGAGGACAAAAGCAACGTCTCGGATTAGCCTCCGTTGTTTTGCTCAACAAGCCGATAATTATATTGGATGAACCAACTTCGGCTCTAGACGACGATTCGGCTGTTGCAGTTGCGAAGCTTATTGGCTCATTTAAGAAAACAACGGTTATATCTGCCTCACACGATTTACGGTGGATAGAGTTAATGGATACACAAATAAAATTATAA
- a CDS encoding ABC transporter permease, translating into MGAQDISWINLISGYLLLIIPILIFTYYKTGLIKDTLWAVGRMTIQLLMVGTYLEFIFTLNSWVINLVWVLIMIAVTAFTVIDRAQLSRKLFLLPVFASVLISLSVVDLYLLGIVLKLDFIFDARYFIPITGMLIGNTLADMVVSLNNFYKGISKQQTTYRFALANGASRTEALALFMREAIRVTMNRSIATIAVMGLVSLPGMMTGQILGGSSPSVAIKYQILIMLTIFVSSLITNVLTLLFSCRKAFDSMGNLRKEVIR; encoded by the coding sequence ATGGGAGCACAAGATATTAGCTGGATTAATCTGATTAGCGGTTACCTACTACTGATTATCCCAATTTTAATATTCACATACTATAAAACCGGATTAATTAAAGATACCCTTTGGGCTGTTGGTAGGATGACAATTCAATTGTTGATGGTTGGAACCTATCTTGAATTCATATTTACACTTAACAGCTGGGTAATTAACCTTGTATGGGTGCTTATTATGATTGCAGTAACCGCCTTCACAGTAATCGACAGGGCACAGCTGTCCCGAAAATTATTTTTGCTGCCTGTTTTCGCTTCCGTGTTAATCAGTCTATCCGTTGTAGATCTTTATCTGTTGGGCATCGTGCTTAAACTGGACTTTATTTTTGATGCAAGATACTTCATTCCAATCACAGGTATGCTTATCGGCAACACACTGGCAGATATGGTTGTCTCCCTCAACAATTTCTACAAAGGGATAAGTAAGCAGCAGACAACTTATCGTTTTGCTCTGGCTAATGGAGCTAGCAGAACTGAAGCTCTGGCTCTTTTTATGCGTGAAGCCATCCGCGTTACAATGAATCGAAGCATAGCAACCATCGCCGTTATGGGGCTGGTGTCCTTGCCAGGGATGATGACCGGACAGATTTTGGGAGGAAGTTCTCCATCGGTAGCCATAAAATATCAGATTCTGATTATGCTCACCATCTTTGTATCATCTCTAATCACAAATGTGCTTACACTGTTATTTTCATGCAGAAAAGCATTCGATTCAATGGGTAATCTTCGAAAAGAAGTTATACGTTAA